The Alkalihalobacillus sp. TS-13 genomic interval ATCGAGGGTTTTGATCATTTGATCCACTATTTGAAACAGTCCCAGCTTCAGCTCGGACTGATAACCAATGGGGAAACGGAATTCCAACGAAACACGATTAATGCTCTTGCATTGGCTGATGTTTTCCACTGTATCTTAATATCAGAAGAAGAGGGTATCAAAAAACCTTCACCCGAGATCTTCCAACGAGGATTATACATGTTAGGTGTTACAGCAAACAAAACGATATTTGTGGGAGATCATCCTACAAATGATATAAAAGCGGCAAAAAAATCTGGGATGTGTACAATATGGGTGTACAACAGTCATTACGAAAAGCCCTCTGAAGCCGATTTTACAGTACATTCATTGGTGGAAATCCCTGATATCATAACGTCTCTTAACAAGGAGGATACTGATGAAAATAAGTAATGCTTTTCTTGCACTTATATTGTTGTTGGTCGGATTTCTTTTCGGTTTAGGGTATTGGATTTCAAAGGGTTTACTAGGATAATGGGAATAGACCTTTTCTTATTATCGTCAGGAGTTCTTGAAAATGGATAAAGCAACATATAAAAATCGTGAACGGAATTCGAAGATCGCCATTACCATCATTACCATAATAGGTTGGCTGTTAGTCATCTATAGCCTATTCCTCTTACATACCATCAACGACATCTTGTCTTTCGCACTGCTGGTCGGATTTTTATTTATTACCGAGCTATACCCAATACCTGTCTGGAAGAGCATTACGTCATTAAGTTTTCCGCTAATTTATACGATCGTTCTCATTCATGGAACCTGGATGGGTCTCGTTACGCTAGTCGTCGTCAGTTTTACGGTCAACTTGATCAAGAGAAGGCGTATTGAGCTTGTTTGGTTCAATCCGGCTCAACTAGCTTTGACGCTGGTACTCACTCACTTTGTCACAGATGCAACACTTTTCTTGACAGGGACAGGAGAAGAAAACCCTGGTTATCATTACTATCAATTATTGATATTCACTCTTGGCTTTTATATCATCAACAATTTGTTGATTGATATGATTTTACTATTACGACCTCAAACCTATCCTTTTAAAGATTGGAAGAACAAGATGATCAGGGAAACCGTGATTGTCATCATTTCAATCATTTATCTTGGATTGATGTTGGTTTTAGCAGAACAAAACAGGGGCGGGGTAGTGGATGTCTTTTCATTCCTTTTCTTCTTCTCTCCTCTGGTAGCAGCGTCAATCATCAGTGCGTTCATTTACCGATTGAATCGGGAGAAGAATCGTTTCAAGGCATTGGTATCCCTTACGAAAGAACTGAACAGAACACTTCCTTCCGAAGATTGGGTTAATTCTGTAGAAAAGTGGATCGATGAGTTCATTCAAACAGATGCCACCTTGTTTATTGTAAAAGAGAATGATGACTGGAAAGGCTCTGTAAAGAAAGGCAGCATCAGTGAGGGAATCGAGAAAGTATTCGAGCAAGAGTGGTTTAAACGATTGGATGAATCGGTTTATTTTTCATCTCGAAAAGACCTTCCGAAAGGGTTGACTAATTATTTGTCGTCATCCATTCGTTCAGTTGTCATCACCCCTTTACGGGTAGAAAATGAAACGGTAGGCGTTTTATTAGTCGGGAAAGAAAATAATAAACTGTACCAAACGACGGATATTCAATTTTTGTCTACTTTAGCGAATCAACTTGCTGTTATAATAAAGACGAGAAACTTGTTTGCAGAAAGAGAACAGCGAATCGTTTTGGAAGAACGAAACCGTATCGCCAGGGAAATTCATGACGGAATCGCACAGTCCCTTGCAGGTGCAGTCATGAAGCTGGAGACATCGAAACGATTGAAAGCAGGGGAAAAAGAGAAGATGCAGCTTGTCAATGAAAGCATAAATAAGCTGAGAGGGAGCCTTCATGAAGTGAGGGAATCCATTTATGCGTTACGGCCGACGCCTAGCGAAAAATTTGGAATGGTTGAAGCGGTACGCGCAAAAGCTGAAGAAGTAATGAACGATTTCAACCTGAGTGTATCGATACGGACTCGGGGTGTTACGAAAGAAGTTTCATCCCATATTGAAAAGAACGTCTACGAAGTTGTAGCAGAAGCTTTGCAAAATGCAGGGAAACATTCAGATGCTTCAGCGGTGGATGTCTTGATCAGGTATTGCAGGGAACATGTGATTATCCGGATCTCAGATGATGGAAAAGGTTTTCTTTTATATGAAGCCTTGTTAAAAGCGAAGACCCAGGCTCATTATGGCATCTTGAACATGAATGATTTAACGGATCAAATTGATGCCTCGCTGAAAATAAATAGTACACCAGGAAAAGGAACCGAAATTCTGATGCTTGTACCAGTATCAAATTGATGTGAAGGAGACTCAACTATGATCAAAGTTTTGTTAATCGATGATCATGCGATTTTGAGAGATGGATTAAAGAATATTATTGCTATTGAAGAGGATATTGCTGTTGTTGGAGAGTTGACCTCCGGTGAAGAGTTTCTAGAAACGATCGAAACGACTGAACCTGATGTGATTCTGATGGATATCAATTTACCGGACAAAAATGGAATTGAGCTTACTAGTTTAGTAAAACGAACATTTCCGAAGTGTAAAGTA includes:
- a CDS encoding HAD family hydrolase produces the protein MKGLIWMIRGILFDLDGTLLNRSVSLHQFIKAQYERNYAMLTNVKPQHYFDDFITYDQNGYNHKKNVYQSLVEKYELDHHVGELLLEDYYFHFHEHCLPIEGFDHLIHYLKQSQLQLGLITNGETEFQRNTINALALADVFHCILISEEEGIKKPSPEIFQRGLYMLGVTANKTIFVGDHPTNDIKAAKKSGMCTIWVYNSHYEKPSEADFTVHSLVEIPDIITSLNKEDTDENK
- a CDS encoding GAF domain-containing sensor histidine kinase; this encodes MDKATYKNRERNSKIAITIITIIGWLLVIYSLFLLHTINDILSFALLVGFLFITELYPIPVWKSITSLSFPLIYTIVLIHGTWMGLVTLVVVSFTVNLIKRRRIELVWFNPAQLALTLVLTHFVTDATLFLTGTGEENPGYHYYQLLIFTLGFYIINNLLIDMILLLRPQTYPFKDWKNKMIRETVIVIISIIYLGLMLVLAEQNRGGVVDVFSFLFFFSPLVAASIISAFIYRLNREKNRFKALVSLTKELNRTLPSEDWVNSVEKWIDEFIQTDATLFIVKENDDWKGSVKKGSISEGIEKVFEQEWFKRLDESVYFSSRKDLPKGLTNYLSSSIRSVVITPLRVENETVGVLLVGKENNKLYQTTDIQFLSTLANQLAVIIKTRNLFAEREQRIVLEERNRIAREIHDGIAQSLAGAVMKLETSKRLKAGEKEKMQLVNESINKLRGSLHEVRESIYALRPTPSEKFGMVEAVRAKAEEVMNDFNLSVSIRTRGVTKEVSSHIEKNVYEVVAEALQNAGKHSDASAVDVLIRYCREHVIIRISDDGKGFLLYEALLKAKTQAHYGILNMNDLTDQIDASLKINSTPGKGTEILMLVPVSN